In Tolypothrix sp. NIES-4075, one DNA window encodes the following:
- a CDS encoding DnaB-like helicase C-terminal domain-containing protein encodes LDSPERGICEVIMAKHRDGPTGTIKLLFDNQFTKFKSLARASW; translated from the coding sequence CTTAGACTCACCAGAGCGGGGTATATGCGAAGTAATTATGGCTAAACACCGCGATGGTCCGACGGGAACAATAAAACTACTGTTCGATAACCAATTTACTAAATTTAAAAGCTTGGCTCGTGCCAGCTGGTAA